GGGCGTGACGAGTACTGCATCGCACGCACTGCCAGCTCCGCAGGCTTGGCCGTCAAATGCTCCATCTGCTGCGGCGGGATCTTCTTCACATGCCAGAGGTCACTCACATTGTTCGGTCCGAGGAAGAGATGCGCGGCGCCTTCGCGCCAGCCGTAGAACGCGATCTCGAAGGCGCCCATGAAGTCCTTCCGTGTCAGGACCGGATGCTGCTTGTCCCAGATGATCCCCTGCGAGAAGTACAGCTCGTGCTTCTTGAGGAACGGCGGGTAGTTGCCGAGGTTGGCGTAGCCGCCCCAGATGTAGAAGCCGCGGCCAGGAAGCAGCACGCGCGCGATGTTGCCGAACCACGCATCGAGCATGCCATCGAACGCTTCGTCCGTCACGAAGTCGTTCGCAAGCGGACGGTCCTTTGCCCGCAGCTTCGCGTGCGTCGCCCTTGAGTCGGGATTGCGCGCCTTGTCGAACTTCTGGTGGTGCGTCTGCTTCGCCTCGGGGAACGATGAGTTGCCAGCGGCGATCGCGTTGTTCGATCGCGGCTCGACCTTCACGTTGTACGGCGGGTCGGTGTTGACCAAGTGAATCGGCTGGCCAGCCAGCAGCCGGTCCACATCCGCAGGCGAAGCGCTGTCACCGCAGAGCAACCGATGATCACCGAGCACCCAGAGGTCACCCGGCTGAGTCGTCGCAGCATCCGGCTGCTCCGGGATCGAATCAGGATCGGTGAGGCCGTCCTTGATGTCGCCGGCCAGGATCTTGAGCAGCTCGTCCTCGTCGAAGCCGAGTGACGCGAGATCGATGTCGAGCTCCCTGAGCGCGCCAAGCTCGATCGACAGCAGGTCCATGTCCCACTCAGCGAGCTCGCCGGTCTTGTTGTCCGCAATCCTGAACGCGCGGACCTGCTCCGGCGTGAGATCCTTCGCGACATGCACCGGCACCTTCTCGAGGCCAAGCTTCTGCGCCGCCTTCCAGCGGGTGTGACCGCAGACGATCACGCCTGCTTCATCCACCACGATCGGCTGGCGGAAGCCGAACTGCTTCAGCGATGCGGCGACCGCGTCGACGGCACCGTCGTTGATGCGCGGGTTGTGCTCGTAGGGCTTGATGTCAGTGGGACGACGGAGCTCGATCTTCATGTCTTCGACCTTTCGATGTGAGAGTTGGTGCTGACCGTGGTCGGCACAGCGACCGCGCGCGGCGTTTGGGGCGTTCTGTGGTCAATTGGCGGCGGTTGGGCGACCCGGAGCGGCCAACGCAACAGGGGCGATCGTGGTGGGCCAGGTGGCGTCCCTGGCAGATTCGGACCGGCCGCCGTAAGTCAGTCTCCAACGGCAACTGTTCCGCGTGGCATATCGTGAAAGATGGGCGCCGGAAGTACCTATGATCGACGCAGATGGCAGCACGATCACGACACAGGCCCTCCGCCGGAAGCGGCCTTCTGAGCCGAATCTCGTGATTCTGGACGCCTCCGGGGCAGGTGTTCTGGCTCCGATTGAAGACCACAGGTCGGTCGGCTACTGCCGAACACTGTCGAAGACTGTCACGACAGTTCCCATTGCGCACCAGCTCTTTCCGCGCGTGCGCAGGCGCGGGCGCGCGTGCGCGCGCACGTGACGCGCCCGCGTGCATACATGTAGAGCACAATGGGGACTGCCGTGACAGTCTTCGACAGTAAGCAGCAGTGGAGGCGTGGTTCATAGGACACCTCCGTCCGCCGCCGAGAGCCCGATGCCCTCGTAGAACGACACCAGACCGGTTCCGCGCTTGCGCTTGATGCCGGGCACTGCAGCCGCAAGATCGCGACCGAATGACATCTTGCTGCTGACCACCTGCCGACCGTCGCGCTCACACCAGGCCTTCCACGCGTTGTAGAGATCGTCCACCCACGCACGCTGGCCCGGTGCCATGCTGCAGCACTCGCGGACGAATGCACCGACCGGTGATGCGAGATCCTCCAGTTCACGAATGGCGTCCTCGACGCTGGCTGGCTGCACGAAGTGACCGCGTGCGTTCAGACGCTTCCACCCGTCGATCGCCCACAGCAGGATGCCGGGCAACTCGTC
This region of Phycisphaeraceae bacterium genomic DNA includes:
- a CDS encoding ParB N-terminal domain-containing protein codes for the protein MKIELRRPTDIKPYEHNPRINDGAVDAVAASLKQFGFRQPIVVDEAGVIVCGHTRWKAAQKLGLEKVPVHVAKDLTPEQVRAFRIADNKTGELAEWDMDLLSIELGALRELDIDLASLGFDEDELLKILAGDIKDGLTDPDSIPEQPDAATTQPGDLWVLGDHRLLCGDSASPADVDRLLAGQPIHLVNTDPPYNVKVEPRSNNAIAAGNSSFPEAKQTHHQKFDKARNPDSRATHAKLRAKDRPLANDFVTDEAFDGMLDAWFGNIARVLLPGRGFYIWGGYANLGNYPPFLKKHELYFSQGIIWDKQHPVLTRKDFMGAFEIAFYGWREGAAHLFLGPNNVSDLWHVKKIPPQQMEHLTAKPAELAVRAMQYSSRPGENVLDLFGGSGSTLIAAEQTGRKAFLMELDQLYCDVIVDRYQRFSGNAAVLERTGESPIPMKPREEAMR